A single region of the Roseivivax sp. THAF197b genome encodes:
- a CDS encoding MAPEG family protein — MTPELTALTLAALLQCLTFVVYAIRANLELGPGYTMSARDREPSREMGIKTARLQRAIANHFEGLILFGIAVMVVTYADVADAFTALASALYLLARILYVPAYYFGLRPWRSLIWSVGWLATVFMLIYALF, encoded by the coding sequence ATGACCCCCGAACTTACAGCCCTCACCCTCGCCGCATTGCTGCAATGCCTGACCTTCGTGGTCTATGCGATCCGCGCCAATCTCGAACTGGGCCCCGGCTACACGATGTCCGCGCGCGACCGCGAGCCCTCGCGCGAGATGGGAATCAAGACCGCACGCCTGCAACGCGCCATCGCGAATCACTTCGAGGGCCTGATCCTCTTCGGCATCGCCGTCATGGTGGTGACCTATGCGGATGTGGCGGATGCCTTCACGGCGCTGGCCTCCGCCCTCTACCTCCTCGCGCGCATTCTCTACGTACCCGCCTATTACTTCGGCCTGCGTCCCTGGCGCTCGCTCATCTGGTCGGTGGGTTGGCTCGCCACCGTTTTCATGCTGATCTACGCCCTCTTCTGA
- the zapE gene encoding cell division protein ZapE: MSDALTALYEARLAEGVLHEDAAQREVLPEFARIAEAVNDPPKKGLFRKAPPPPKGLYLWGGVGRGKSMLMDLFVESLEVPTRRVHFHAFMQEVQAGVHAERQKGREDPIAPVAKAVSDSVKVFAFDEMQITDIADAMIVGRLFEKLFAAGCVVVTTSNRVPDELYKDGLNRNLFLPFIDLLKEQMVVHELVAHRDYRQDRMQGADTYFSPNDAEARAAIDALWQRLSAGNEEELVLQVKGRDLHLPRFSNGVARARFFDLCGKALGPADYLKLAETVRVLILENVPQLGRSNFNEAKRFVTLIDALYEAKTKLVVSAAAEPEYLYLEGPGAFEFERTASRLREMQSEDWGRAALE, from the coding sequence ATGTCTGACGCCCTGACCGCGCTTTACGAGGCGCGTCTGGCCGAGGGCGTGCTGCACGAGGATGCCGCGCAACGCGAGGTTCTGCCGGAATTCGCGCGTATTGCCGAGGCCGTGAACGATCCCCCGAAGAAGGGCCTCTTCCGCAAGGCACCGCCGCCGCCCAAGGGCCTGTATCTCTGGGGCGGGGTCGGACGCGGAAAGTCCATGCTGATGGATCTCTTCGTTGAAAGCCTCGAAGTGCCGACGCGCCGCGTGCATTTCCATGCTTTCATGCAGGAGGTGCAGGCAGGCGTGCATGCGGAGCGCCAGAAGGGCCGCGAAGATCCGATCGCGCCGGTGGCCAAGGCGGTGTCCGACAGCGTGAAAGTCTTCGCCTTCGACGAGATGCAGATCACCGATATCGCCGATGCGATGATCGTCGGACGGCTGTTCGAGAAGCTGTTCGCGGCGGGCTGCGTGGTGGTCACGACGTCGAACCGCGTGCCGGACGAGCTTTACAAGGATGGTCTCAACCGCAACCTGTTCCTGCCCTTCATCGACTTGCTGAAAGAGCAGATGGTCGTGCACGAATTGGTCGCGCATCGCGATTATCGGCAGGACCGGATGCAGGGGGCCGATACGTACTTTTCCCCGAACGATGCCGAGGCGCGTGCGGCGATCGACGCGCTCTGGCAGCGGCTTTCGGCCGGAAACGAAGAAGAACTGGTGCTGCAGGTCAAAGGGCGCGATCTGCACCTGCCGCGCTTTTCCAACGGGGTGGCGCGCGCACGGTTCTTCGATCTCTGCGGCAAGGCGCTGGGCCCGGCGGATTACCTCAAGCTCGCGGAGACCGTGCGCGTTCTGATCCTTGAGAACGTGCCGCAGCTCGGCCGGTCCAACTTCAACGAGGCCAAGCGCTTCGTGACGCTGATCGACGCGCTCTACGAGGCCAAGACGAAGCTCGTGGTGTCAGCCGCGGCGGAGCCGGAATACCTTTATCTCGAAGGGCCCGGCGCGTTTGAGTTCGAACGGACCGCCAGTCGCCTGCGCGAGATGCAGTCCGAGGATTGGGGCCGCGCCGCGCTCGAGTAA
- the lpdA gene encoding dihydrolipoyl dehydrogenase, which translates to MASYDVIVIGSGPGGYVAAIRAAQLGLKTACVEGRETLGGTCLNVGCIPSKALLHATHQLHEAEHNFAKMGLKGKSPSVDWDQMQTYKAETIEANTKGIEFLFKKNKVDWLKGWGSIPEKGRVKVGDETHEAKNIIVATGSDVSTLPGVEIDEKIVVSSTGALSLGKIPKKLVVIGAGVIGLEMGSVYARLGAEVTVVEYLDGITPTMDAEVSKNFQKILQKQGLKFILGAAVQGVETTKTKAKVTYKLKKDDSEETLDADVVLVATGRKPVTEGLGLADLGVEITDRGFVKTDGHWKTNVDGIYAIGDATEGPMLAHKAEDEGMAAAEVIAGKAGHVNYGVIPSVIYTHPEVSAVGKTEEELKKDGHAYKVGKFSFMGNGRAKANFAADGFVKILADKETDRILGAHIIGPMAGDLIHEICVAMEFGAAAEDVALTCHAHPTYSEAVREAALACGDGPIHM; encoded by the coding sequence ATGGCATCCTACGACGTCATCGTCATCGGCTCCGGCCCCGGCGGCTACGTGGCCGCGATCCGCGCGGCGCAGCTCGGCCTCAAGACCGCTTGCGTCGAAGGCCGCGAGACGCTGGGCGGCACCTGCCTCAACGTGGGCTGCATCCCGTCGAAGGCCCTGCTGCACGCCACGCACCAGCTGCACGAGGCGGAGCACAACTTCGCCAAGATGGGCCTCAAGGGCAAAAGCCCCTCGGTCGATTGGGACCAGATGCAGACCTACAAGGCCGAGACCATCGAGGCCAATACCAAGGGCATCGAGTTCCTGTTCAAGAAGAACAAGGTCGACTGGCTGAAGGGCTGGGGCTCGATCCCCGAGAAGGGCCGCGTGAAGGTCGGCGACGAGACGCATGAGGCCAAGAACATCATCGTCGCCACCGGCTCGGACGTGTCGACCCTGCCCGGCGTCGAGATCGACGAGAAGATCGTCGTCTCCTCCACCGGCGCGCTGTCGCTAGGCAAGATCCCCAAGAAGTTGGTGGTGATCGGCGCGGGCGTGATCGGGCTCGAGATGGGGTCGGTCTATGCCCGTCTCGGTGCAGAGGTGACAGTCGTGGAATATCTCGACGGGATCACGCCCACGATGGATGCCGAGGTGTCGAAGAACTTCCAGAAGATCCTGCAGAAGCAGGGGCTGAAGTTCATCCTCGGCGCTGCCGTGCAAGGGGTCGAGACCACCAAGACCAAGGCCAAGGTCACCTACAAGCTCAAGAAGGATGACAGCGAAGAGACGCTCGATGCGGATGTCGTGCTGGTGGCCACGGGCCGCAAGCCCGTGACCGAAGGGCTGGGGCTCGCCGATCTCGGCGTCGAGATCACCGACCGGGGCTTCGTGAAGACCGACGGGCACTGGAAGACGAATGTGGACGGCATCTATGCCATCGGTGACGCGACCGAGGGTCCGATGCTGGCGCACAAGGCCGAAGACGAAGGCATGGCCGCCGCCGAGGTCATCGCGGGCAAGGCGGGCCACGTCAATTACGGCGTCATCCCGAGCGTGATCTACACCCATCCCGAGGTCTCTGCCGTGGGCAAGACCGAGGAAGAGCTGAAGAAGGACGGCCACGCCTACAAGGTCGGCAAGTTCTCCTTCATGGGCAATGGCCGTGCCAAGGCCAATTTCGCCGCGGACGGCTTCGTGAAGATCCTCGCCGACAAGGAGACCGACCGCATTCTGGGCGCGCATATCATCGGCCCGATGGCGGGCGATCTCATCCACGAGATCTGCGTCGCGATGGAATTCGGCGCGGCGGCCGAGGACGTGGCGCTGACCTGCCACGCGCATCCGACCTATTCGGAAGCCGTGCGCGAAGCGGCACTCGCCTGCGGCGACGGCCCGATCCACATGTAA
- a CDS encoding rhodanese-like domain-containing protein yields MRVSRLVAFWFGILGFGLPMNATAQDAGLTPTLSRLDTQIAGLPITVARNGPACPPACLQPMEAAPGVTPMGEAELVAFLAGPAAEMQGIVVDARSPEDHAQGTLPGAISLPGATLRSDNPYRAELLAALGLAPGRSPEHALVVFGQGPLDPAPVAALRALYEAGYPQEKLHYYRGGLDVWTALGLTVGPGS; encoded by the coding sequence ATGCGTGTGTCCCGTCTGGTTGCGTTCTGGTTCGGTATCCTGGGGTTCGGATTGCCCATGAATGCCACCGCGCAGGACGCCGGATTGACGCCGACCCTGTCGCGCCTCGACACCCAGATCGCGGGGCTTCCGATCACGGTCGCCCGGAACGGTCCGGCCTGCCCGCCCGCCTGCCTGCAACCGATGGAAGCCGCGCCCGGGGTCACCCCCATGGGTGAGGCGGAGCTGGTGGCGTTCCTCGCCGGTCCCGCCGCCGAGATGCAGGGCATCGTCGTCGATGCGCGCAGTCCCGAAGACCATGCGCAGGGCACGCTGCCGGGTGCGATCAGCCTGCCGGGGGCCACGCTACGCAGCGACAATCCCTACCGCGCGGAGCTGCTGGCCGCACTTGGCCTGGCACCGGGGCGCAGCCCGGAGCATGCGCTGGTGGTGTTCGGTCAAGGGCCGCTCGATCCCGCGCCGGTGGCGGCGCTGCGCGCGCTCTACGAGGCGGGGTATCCCCAGGAAAAGCTGCATTACTATCGCGGCGGCCTCGACGTGTGGACGGCCCTTGGGCTGACCGTTGGACCGGGGAGCTGA
- a CDS encoding LysM peptidoglycan-binding domain-containing protein, protein MIRIALYTLGFLTITGLLIALQPGASPTAREQAGAPTEAQGLATAMPSARVPSDLSEGVSAPTGTALEADMVTRNDAVFPGIDLSDQPRPGSDDLRSLTWASIARINAATGRSVAPGQPGSLLHAVVQKSLAGRGATLPATDSTDTGGAAELYTVAPGDSLVSIAQSVYGDANMTGPLYAANADQLTYPRDLQAGQVLRLPSR, encoded by the coding sequence ATGATCCGCATCGCGCTCTACACGCTGGGTTTCCTGACGATCACGGGCCTCCTGATCGCGCTACAACCCGGCGCGAGCCCCACGGCCCGCGAGCAGGCAGGTGCCCCGACGGAGGCGCAAGGACTGGCAACAGCAATGCCGTCCGCCCGCGTCCCGAGCGACCTTTCGGAGGGTGTTTCGGCGCCGACAGGCACGGCGCTTGAAGCGGATATGGTCACGCGCAACGACGCCGTCTTTCCGGGCATTGACCTCTCCGACCAACCGCGCCCCGGTTCGGACGATCTGCGAAGCCTGACCTGGGCAAGCATCGCGCGGATCAACGCCGCCACGGGGCGGAGTGTCGCGCCGGGTCAGCCCGGCAGCCTGCTGCATGCCGTGGTGCAGAAATCGCTGGCCGGACGTGGTGCCACCTTGCCCGCAACCGACAGCACCGACACAGGTGGCGCGGCCGAGCTCTATACCGTCGCGCCCGGCGACAGCCTCGTCAGCATCGCACAATCCGTCTATGGCGATGCGAACATGACCGGGCCGCTCTATGCCGCGAATGCCGATCAGCTGACCTATCCGCGCGATCTGCAGGCGGGCCAGGTGCTGCGCCTGCCCTCCAGATAG
- the parA gene encoding ParA family partition ATPase, which yields MTGSIITVAQQKGGSGKTTLTANLAVGFLRQGKSVALVDTDPQGSLGRWFMTRVEDFPDATVGLDFATSSAWGITYETRKLAGECDIVIVDTPPKADSDLRPALRVADLVLVPVAMSHVDLWATEGVLDLARREDKDALVVMNRTRARTRLAGEVADAAAALDAAMAETQLANRTIYAEAMGKGLSGAEGRKTPARDEVDALAAEVAQRLAKG from the coding sequence ATGACTGGTTCGATCATTACCGTGGCCCAGCAGAAGGGCGGCTCCGGCAAAACGACGCTGACAGCCAACCTCGCCGTGGGCTTCCTGCGCCAGGGCAAATCCGTGGCGCTTGTCGATACCGACCCGCAGGGCAGCTTGGGGCGGTGGTTCATGACCCGTGTCGAGGATTTCCCGGACGCCACGGTCGGGCTCGATTTCGCCACGTCCTCGGCCTGGGGCATTACCTACGAGACGCGCAAGCTGGCCGGTGAATGCGACATCGTGATCGTCGATACCCCGCCGAAAGCCGACAGCGACCTGCGCCCCGCCCTGCGCGTGGCTGATCTTGTTCTGGTGCCGGTTGCCATGAGCCATGTGGACCTTTGGGCCACGGAGGGTGTTCTCGACCTCGCCCGGCGCGAGGACAAGGATGCGCTTGTGGTGATGAACCGGACGCGCGCCCGGACGCGCCTTGCGGGCGAGGTCGCCGATGCCGCTGCCGCGCTCGACGCGGCGATGGCCGAGACGCAATTGGCCAACCGCACGATCTATGCCGAGGCGATGGGCAAGGGCCTGTCCGGAGCGGAAGGCCGCAAGACGCCCGCCCGCGACGAGGTGGACGCGCTGGCCGCAGAGGTGGCGCAGCGGCTGGCAAAGGGCTAA
- a CDS encoding GNAT family N-acetyltransferase, producing MRPIRKPCAKRHSPAATARSTCKTEGPPVPCACGTGGPVALIQIETDIAGRADRIAQLFRTTFTASEGAEEGALIGDLAQDLLATTPPQDIRVFLGIEAGALIAAAIFTRLAYPEDRRQVFLLSPMAVVPDRQGKGVGQTLLRGALEALTRDGIDAALTYGDPAYYARVGFAPITAQEAAPPLSLSMPEGWLGQSLTGEAVFPLQGPSRSAPALDHAAFW from the coding sequence ATCCGACCTATTCGGAAGCCGTGCGCGAAGCGGCACTCGCCTGCGGCGACGGCCCGATCCACATGTAAGACAGAAGGCCCTCCGGTCCCGTGCGCATGCGGGACCGGAGGGCCCGTTGCGCTCATTCAGATCGAGACAGACATTGCGGGGCGGGCAGACAGGATCGCCCAGCTTTTCCGGACCACCTTCACCGCATCCGAGGGCGCGGAGGAAGGTGCCCTGATAGGCGATTTGGCGCAGGACCTGCTGGCCACGACCCCGCCGCAGGATATCCGCGTCTTCTTGGGTATCGAGGCAGGCGCGCTGATCGCCGCTGCAATCTTCACGCGGCTCGCCTATCCCGAGGACAGGCGCCAGGTCTTCCTGTTGTCGCCCATGGCGGTCGTGCCGGATCGGCAAGGCAAGGGCGTCGGGCAGACGCTTCTGCGCGGCGCGCTGGAGGCCCTGACGCGGGACGGTATCGACGCGGCGCTCACCTACGGCGATCCGGCCTATTACGCGCGTGTGGGATTTGCACCGATCACCGCGCAGGAAGCCGCCCCGCCGCTGAGCCTCTCGATGCCCGAAGGCTGGCTCGGCCAGTCGCTGACGGGTGAAGCGGTCTTTCCCCTGCAAGGGCCGTCGCGATCCGCGCCTGCCCTCGATCATGCGGCATTCTGGTAG
- a CDS encoding HAD family hydrolase, with protein sequence MTRYDLHLVAWDFDGVLNDGFRDGRAIWADNFERDLGHPISSFRDHFFGDRFEAVVTGREDLRAAVADWADKVGYAHGADTVIRYWFEQDRHPVPAMLERLDRLADRGMRQVIATNNEAHRARFIEDEMGYGTRVETVFASGRMGLRKPDPRFFHHIAAETGVTPGNILLVDDLEENIAAARDAGWQGYHLTDIHENDLDAVLGLR encoded by the coding sequence ATGACACGTTACGACCTGCACCTCGTCGCCTGGGATTTCGATGGCGTCCTGAATGACGGCTTCCGCGACGGCCGCGCGATCTGGGCCGACAATTTCGAGCGCGATCTCGGGCATCCGATCTCATCCTTTCGCGACCACTTTTTCGGCGACCGGTTCGAAGCGGTCGTGACCGGACGCGAAGATCTGCGCGCGGCGGTCGCGGATTGGGCCGACAAGGTGGGCTACGCGCACGGGGCCGACACGGTGATCCGCTACTGGTTCGAACAGGATCGCCACCCGGTGCCCGCGATGTTGGAGCGGCTCGACCGCTTGGCGGATCGCGGCATGCGTCAGGTTATCGCCACCAACAATGAGGCCCATCGCGCGCGCTTCATCGAAGACGAGATGGGCTATGGCACGCGAGTCGAGACGGTCTTCGCCTCGGGGCGGATGGGGCTGCGCAAGCCCGATCCCCGGTTCTTTCACCACATCGCGGCGGAAACTGGCGTCACGCCGGGCAACATCCTCCTGGTCGACGATCTGGAAGAGAACATCGCGGCGGCGCGGGACGCGGGCTGGCAGGGCTATCACCTGACCGACATTCACGAGAACGATCTGGACGCGGTGCTCGGGCTACGGTGA
- a CDS encoding folylpolyglutamate synthase/dihydrofolate synthase family protein yields MTEVHSDAILERMLALHPKYMDLVLDRVWALLEKLGHPERSLPPVIHLAGTNGKGSTQAMIRAGLEAEGHRVHAYTSPHLARFHERIRLAGTLISEPDLTALLDEVYAINDGTPITYFEITTCAALLAFARTPADYVLLETGLGGRLDATNVIERPALTVITPVSMDHETYLGDTLPKIAGEKAGILKRGVPCVVGPQAPEGLEVIEDRAARLGAPLLAHGQHWHVAEEHGRLVFQDERGLLDLPRPNLPGRHQFDNAGAALAALRQLDCGEAAFEAAVTRAEWPARMQRLRSGPLVDAAGGAELWLDGGHNPAAGAALAEHLSTLPAKPTYLICGMLNTKDATGYMRAFDGQVRALHAVAIPGETNTLSAEDTAAAARRAGLQAETAVSPSDAIATILRETPEPRILICGSLYLAGNILRDHG; encoded by the coding sequence ATGACCGAGGTTCATTCCGACGCCATCCTCGAGCGGATGCTGGCGCTGCATCCGAAGTACATGGATCTGGTTCTGGACCGGGTCTGGGCCCTGCTTGAAAAACTGGGCCATCCGGAGCGGTCGCTGCCGCCCGTGATCCACCTTGCGGGCACCAACGGCAAGGGATCGACGCAGGCCATGATCCGCGCAGGACTGGAGGCCGAGGGGCACCGCGTCCACGCCTACACATCACCCCATCTTGCCCGGTTTCACGAACGCATCCGTCTTGCGGGCACTCTCATCTCGGAGCCGGATCTGACCGCGCTGCTCGACGAGGTCTACGCGATCAATGACGGCACGCCGATCACCTATTTCGAGATCACGACCTGCGCGGCCCTTCTGGCCTTCGCCCGGACGCCCGCGGATTACGTGCTGCTCGAGACCGGCCTCGGCGGCAGGCTCGATGCGACGAACGTGATCGAACGGCCTGCGCTGACGGTCATCACGCCTGTGTCCATGGATCACGAGACCTATCTCGGCGACACGTTGCCCAAGATCGCAGGCGAAAAGGCAGGCATCCTGAAGCGCGGCGTTCCGTGCGTCGTGGGCCCGCAGGCGCCCGAGGGGCTGGAGGTGATCGAGGATCGCGCGGCCCGGCTCGGCGCGCCGCTTCTGGCCCACGGGCAGCACTGGCATGTGGCCGAGGAGCATGGTCGCCTTGTCTTTCAGGACGAACGCGGCCTTCTGGACCTGCCCCGCCCGAACCTGCCGGGACGCCATCAGTTCGACAATGCGGGCGCGGCGCTCGCCGCCCTGCGGCAACTGGACTGCGGCGAGGCGGCGTTCGAGGCCGCGGTCACCCGTGCCGAATGGCCCGCGCGGATGCAGCGGTTGCGCAGCGGACCGCTCGTGGACGCTGCGGGCGGGGCGGAGCTGTGGCTCGATGGCGGGCATAATCCGGCAGCCGGTGCCGCGCTGGCCGAGCATCTGTCGACCCTGCCCGCCAAGCCGACCTATTTGATCTGCGGGATGCTCAACACCAAGGATGCGACCGGCTACATGCGCGCCTTTGACGGGCAGGTCCGAGCGCTTCATGCCGTGGCGATTCCGGGCGAGACGAATACGCTCAGCGCGGAGGACACCGCTGCCGCCGCACGGCGCGCGGGCCTGCAGGCAGAGACCGCGGTCAGCCCAAGCGACGCGATCGCCACGATCCTGCGGGAGACGCCCGAGCCGCGCATCCTGATCTGCGGCTCGCTCTATCTGGCGGGCAACATACTGCGGGATCACGGCTGA
- a CDS encoding DUF6206 family protein, whose translation MTDLAALADLIRADTATRGRTISRLGYFCAPFQPPSGPFSDKVIKVYRGSADDAALERMARAHDDYVRVLTECGVTLPETAFHLVDLDGTGSRTPVIVQEALPLDSLMRPRMRDGSREETIAMMQAAGEVIARFWIAAEHVEERVGFHPSIRNFAIRDGKAIFFDTFPPLIHYNRDDMGKLLLQFSEKRLMRLIGPLMQARVTGIQDEWYSPPETLVGLVGSACRLRPEYADDYLDWGRSFAKSHMAQWADEALHGLDGPPQLPGYWTGFRKLLGLQGEPNV comes from the coding sequence ATGACCGACCTTGCCGCGCTGGCTGATCTCATTCGTGCCGACACCGCAACGCGCGGGCGCACCATCTCGAGGCTGGGCTATTTCTGCGCGCCGTTCCAGCCGCCCTCGGGGCCGTTCTCGGATAAGGTGATCAAGGTTTATCGCGGGTCTGCGGATGACGCGGCACTCGAACGGATGGCTCGGGCGCATGACGATTACGTCCGCGTTCTGACCGAATGCGGCGTGACGCTGCCAGAGACGGCGTTTCACCTCGTGGATCTGGACGGAACCGGGTCGCGCACGCCCGTGATCGTGCAGGAGGCGCTGCCGCTCGACAGCCTGATGCGCCCGCGCATGCGCGACGGCAGCCGCGAAGAGACCATCGCCATGATGCAGGCCGCGGGCGAGGTTATCGCGCGCTTCTGGATCGCCGCCGAGCATGTCGAGGAACGTGTGGGCTTCCATCCGTCGATCCGGAATTTCGCGATCCGGGACGGCAAGGCGATCTTCTTCGACACCTTCCCGCCGCTCATCCATTACAACCGCGACGATATGGGCAAGCTTCTGCTGCAATTCTCCGAAAAGCGGCTGATGCGCCTGATCGGCCCGCTCATGCAGGCTCGCGTGACCGGTATTCAGGACGAATGGTATTCGCCGCCCGAGACGCTCGTGGGTCTTGTGGGCTCCGCCTGCCGTTTGCGGCCGGAATATGCGGACGATTACCTGGACTGGGGCCGGAGCTTTGCGAAAAGCCACATGGCGCAATGGGCGGACGAGGCGTTGCACGGCCTGGATGGTCCGCCGCAATTGCCGGGCTACTGGACCGGGTTCCGCAAGCTTCTGGGTCTGCAGGGCGAACCGAATGTCTGA
- the accD gene encoding acetyl-CoA carboxylase, carboxyltransferase subunit beta: MNWITNYVRPRINSIFSRREVPENLWTKCDECGTMLFHRELTDNLHVCATCGHHMQITPRARFRALFDNGIFSEVKVPEPVADPLHFRDQKKYPDRMRAAQKSTGEKEAMLVASGEMGRTPIVAAAQDFSFMGGSMGMYVGNAIIAAAEEALRLHRPLVLFSAAGGARMQEGILSLMQMPRTTVAIQMLREAGLPYIVVLTHPTTGGVTASYAMLGDIQIAEPNALICFAGPRVIEQTIREKLPEGFQRAEYLLEHGMLDRVTDRRQLREELVTILRMLMQQPPPIWGELPPPAEPVTDDAPDLAEPAQDDTKA, encoded by the coding sequence ATGAACTGGATTACCAACTACGTCCGCCCGCGCATCAACTCCATCTTCTCGCGCCGCGAAGTGCCCGAGAACCTTTGGACCAAGTGCGATGAATGCGGCACCATGCTGTTCCACCGGGAACTGACGGACAATCTGCATGTCTGCGCCACCTGCGGCCATCACATGCAGATCACGCCGCGCGCGCGGTTCAGGGCGCTGTTCGACAACGGCATCTTCTCCGAGGTCAAGGTGCCGGAGCCGGTCGCCGATCCGCTGCATTTCCGCGATCAGAAGAAATATCCCGACCGGATGCGCGCCGCCCAGAAAAGCACGGGCGAGAAGGAGGCCATGCTGGTCGCCTCGGGCGAGATGGGCCGCACGCCCATCGTCGCGGCCGCGCAGGACTTTTCGTTCATGGGCGGCTCCATGGGGATGTATGTCGGCAACGCGATCATCGCCGCGGCCGAAGAGGCCCTGCGCCTCCACCGTCCATTGGTGCTGTTCTCGGCCGCTGGCGGCGCGCGCATGCAGGAAGGCATCCTGTCGCTGATGCAGATGCCCCGCACGACCGTCGCGATCCAGATGCTGCGCGAGGCGGGCCTGCCCTACATCGTCGTGCTGACCCATCCCACCACGGGCGGCGTCACGGCCTCCTACGCGATGCTGGGCGATATCCAGATCGCGGAGCCCAACGCGCTGATCTGCTTCGCGGGCCCCCGCGTGATCGAGCAGACCATCCGCGAGAAACTGCCCGAAGGTTTCCAGCGCGCGGAATACCTGCTGGAGCATGGCATGCTCGACCGGGTGACCGACCGGCGGCAACTCCGCGAAGAGCTAGTGACGATTCTGCGCATGCTGATGCAGCAACCGCCGCCGATCTGGGGGGAATTGCCCCCACCTGCCGAACCGGTGACGGATGACGCCCCCGACTTGGCAGAGCCCGCGCAAGACGACACCAAGGCATGA
- a CDS encoding CPBP family intramembrane glutamic endopeptidase codes for MRYDAYAPRIAEARAKPQLWRLLVGVFLAAIVTMMTSQMLLMSALSMAGGDFAQTILGGTSPGGLLVLLFAMGTMALGALIAARVMHDRGPESVIGPWDQTIRQGLRVLVAVGAVQALMLVLLSWGVTGEMSLNVPVGLWLTLLPLGLAGVLVQTGAEEVLFRGYLQSQLAARFRSPLFWIGPQAVLFAMGHYAAGTFGSNALGIALWAGLFGVLAGDLTARSGTLGPAIALHFTNNVLAILVVSLDGVLSGLSLFTLPFSASDEDVIAAALPVDFAGLIVAWLAARVALRV; via the coding sequence ATGCGCTACGACGCCTATGCCCCGCGGATCGCGGAAGCCCGCGCCAAGCCGCAGCTCTGGCGGCTGCTCGTGGGCGTTTTCCTTGCGGCGATCGTGACCATGATGACCTCGCAGATGCTGCTGATGAGCGCGCTCTCGATGGCGGGCGGCGACTTCGCGCAGACGATCCTTGGCGGCACATCCCCGGGCGGCCTTCTGGTTCTGCTTTTTGCCATGGGCACCATGGCCCTCGGGGCGCTGATCGCGGCCCGGGTGATGCATGACCGCGGCCCCGAAAGCGTCATTGGTCCCTGGGACCAGACAATCCGGCAGGGCCTGCGCGTGCTGGTGGCGGTGGGTGCGGTACAGGCGCTGATGCTGGTGCTGCTGAGCTGGGGCGTGACCGGGGAGATGTCGCTCAACGTGCCCGTGGGCCTTTGGCTCACGCTATTGCCCCTCGGGCTGGCCGGGGTGCTGGTTCAGACCGGCGCGGAGGAGGTGCTCTTTCGCGGTTACCTGCAAAGCCAGCTTGCCGCACGCTTCCGCTCGCCTTTGTTCTGGATCGGCCCGCAGGCGGTGCTCTTTGCCATGGGGCATTACGCGGCAGGCACGTTCGGCTCGAATGCGTTGGGGATCGCGCTCTGGGCGGGGTTGTTCGGCGTTCTGGCCGGGGATCTGACCGCACGATCCGGCACGCTCGGTCCGGCCATTGCGCTGCATTTCACCAATAACGTGCTGGCGATCCTGGTGGTTTCGCTCGATGGGGTGTTGTCGGGGCTGTCGCTCTTCACCCTCCCCTTTTCGGCCAGCGACGAGGATGTCATCGCGGCGGCCCTGCCCGTGGATTTCGCGGGCCTGATCGTGGCCTGGCTTGCGGCGCGGGTGGCCCTGAGGGTGTAA